The proteins below are encoded in one region of Juglans microcarpa x Juglans regia isolate MS1-56 chromosome 4D, Jm3101_v1.0, whole genome shotgun sequence:
- the LOC121260981 gene encoding RING-H2 finger protein ATL13-like: MDRILLEIKEQNFAAPSQSNFLSQSVPPPPSPAIQSDGFNLNNRVSPSVLLIIIILAIFFFVSGLLHLLVRFLIRPQTRDPDDLESVTALQGQLQQLFHLHDAGVDQSYIDTLPIFHYKAIIGLKNPFDCAVCLCEFETEDKLRLLPKCSHAFHMECIDTWLLSHSTCPLCRATLLPDFSPNHNCSPIVFVLESGSESSREIISEAPAFGRTSSVGGIDPHLGSRAANESTRIDLSQKSGDFSEKDDTSPVVAGDSEAKVVPVKLGKFRNVDGGEGSSNNNVDARRCFSMGSFEYVMDENSSLQVTIRTPMKKQSSKKPSLPLTPGHRSAMSECDCESAREFKFNGFEAIKNFEAHGGASISNVSSDGNAIGRNKRESFSISKIWLRGKDKPNTAADASRRTVSFRFPVHITAEDLKAKNVNINGARRSISEFDFGSLENGGSEMGGDDQRQICNSLDSQTNAPSFARRTLLWLTGKQNKVVHSSSAPNV, from the coding sequence ATGGACCGGATTCTCCTCGAAATCAAAGAACAAAACTTTGCTGCTCCCTCACAATCAAATTTCCTTTCTCAGTCAGTACCCCCACCTCCATCACCCGCTATTCAATCTGATGGCTTCAATTTGAACAACAGGGTCAGTCCAAGCGTATTGCTCATCATTATAATTCTTGctatcttcttctttgtttccgGTTTGCTTCACCTTCTTGTTAGATTCCTCATAAGACCCCAAACTAGAGACCCAGATGATTTGGAGAGTGTGACTGCTCTTCAAGGGCAATTGCAGCAACTCTTCCACCTGCATGATGCTGGCGTTGACCAGTCCTACATAGACACCCTCCCTATCTTCCATTACAAAGCCATTATAGGGTTGAAGAACCCGTTTGACTGCGCTGTCTGTCTGTGTGAATTTGAGACTGAAGACAAACTCAGGTTGTTGCCAAAATGCAGCCATGCCTTCCACATGGAATGCATAGACACATGGCTCTTGTCCCACTCCACTTGCCCACTCTGTCGGGCTACCTTGCTCCCTGATTTCTCTCCAAATCACAACTGTTCACCCATTGTATTTGTTCTTGAATCTGGAAGTGAGAGCTCAAGAGAGATTATCTCAGAGGCTCCTGCTTTTGGCAGAACCAGTTCAGTCGGAGGAATCGATCCCCATCTGGGTTCTCGTGCTGCCAATGAATCTACCCGCATCGATTTATCGCAGAAGTCTGGAGATTTTTCTGAAAAAGACGATACCAGCCCAGTAGTAGCGGGGGATTCAGAGGCAAAAGTAGTGCCCGTAAAGCTCGGAAAGTTCAGGAACGTGGATGGTGGTGAAGGAAGTAGCAACAACAATGTGGATGCAAGAAGGTGCTTCTCAATGGGTTCATTTGAGTATGTAATGGACGAGAATTCTTCATTGCAAGTAACCATTAGAACCCCCATGAAGAAGCAGTCGAGTAAGAAGCCTTCTTTGCCATTAACACCTGGACACAGGTCAGCAATGTCTGAATGTGACTGCGAATCTGCAAGAGAATTCAAGTTCAATGGGTTTGAAGCAATTAAGAACTTCGAAGCTCATGGAGGTGCTAGTATTAGCAATGTCAGTAGCGATGGCAATGCTATTGGGAGGAACAAAAGAGAGAGCTTCTCCATATCAAAGATTTGGCTCCGAGGAAAGGACAAGCCGAATACAGCAGCTGATGCATCGAGGCGGACCGTTTCGTTCCGGTTTCCAGTCCACATCACTGCTGAAGATTTGAAGGCCAAGAATGTGAATATTAATGGTGCACGGAGGAGTATTTCTGAGTTTGACTTTGGGAGCTTGGAGAATGGAGGAAGTGAAATGGGTGGCGACGATCAAAGGCAGATCTGTAACAGTTTAGATTCTCAGACAAATGCTCCATCTTTTGCAAGGCGGACATTGCTTTGGCTTACGGGAAAACAGAACAAGGTTGTTCACTCGTCCTCAGCTCCCAATGTTTAG
- the LOC121260291 gene encoding uncharacterized protein LOC121260291 — MLERDDVLFQNPSPRCFPPPLSTLLISLKIFFRNKQLFLSIFALSTLPLSFLLFSLSLYVQPIKSRVYHLEAVAFLSSTRFESRHVWKESRADALSILKVKAFFFLPTYFLSLFTAITAVSSTASACHAKHSSLLSALTAVKLTWRRPLITTILIYAISLLYDQVPRTFAALSGSPGSELFVLVMGSVFEIYLMAVLSLGLVVSIVEEEFGWEAFRVGSGLMAGRRLSGWVLSGMFVLVSGTIAGDLERITDGQDPSLETSTMAMSVSTGIKDKLGMIVLYGIVVLLSYVVTTVFYFECRKRHVVRVEYESITI, encoded by the coding sequence ATGTTGGAAAGGGACGATGTTCTCTTCCAAAACCCCAGCCCCCGCTGTTTCCCTCCTCCCCTCTCCACCCTCCTCATTTCCCTCAAGATTTTCTTCCGAAACAAACAGCTTTTCCTTTCCATCTTTGCCCTCTCCACCCTCCCCCtctcttttctccttttctccctctccctctacGTCCAGCCCATCAAATCCCGCGTCTACCACCTCGAGGCCGTCGCCTTCCTCTCCTCCACCCGCTTCGAGTCCCGCCACGTCTGGAAGGAATCGCGCGCCGATGCCCTCTCCATCCTCAAGGTTAAggccttcttcttcctccccacctatttcctctctctcttcaccGCCATAACGGCCGTAAGTTCTACCGCCTCCGCCTGCCACGCCAAGCACTCCAGCCTCCTGTCCGCCCTCACCGCCGTTAAGCTCACATGGAGACGGCCCTTGATCACCACCATCCTCATCTACGCCATCTCGCTCTTGTACGATCAGGTTCCCCGCACATTCGCGGCTCTGTCTGGGTCTCCCGGATCCGAATTGTTTGTACTTGTAATGGGTTCGGTTTTCGAGATTTACTTGATGGCGGTTCTGAGCCTTGGCCTCGTGGTGTCCATCGTGGAGGAGGAATTCGGGTGGGAGGCGTTTCGCGTTGGGTCGGGTCTGATGGCCGGCAGGAGGTTATCCGGGTGGGTGCTGTCGGGTATGTTCGTGCTGGTATCAGGTACGATCGCGGGGGATCTTGAGAGGATAACGGACGGTCAGGATCCGTCATTGGAGACATCGACGATGGCGATGAGCGTATCGACGGGAATCAAAGATAAATTGGGGATGATTGTTTTGTACGGGATAGTAGTGCTTTTGAGTTACGTGGTTACCACCGTTTTTTACTTCGAGTGTAGAAAACGACACGTAGTTAGGGTCGAATATGAGAGCATAACAATTTAG
- the LOC121260982 gene encoding uncharacterized protein LOC121260982 isoform X2 — protein sequence MASASLPLVDGGFIFYSQHSFLSNHRHSATPYNWGWRRDQETSMAIKRTRGQAFQILANPNVSSGRGGSNKEVIMVDPLEAKRLAAKQMKEIKAKEKFKRRRQIEAINGAWAMIGLTAGLVIEGQTGKSILAQLAGYWSTIVSFFV from the exons ATGGCGTCCGCATCTCTACCACTCGTCGATGGAGGCTTCATTTTCTACTCACAACACTCGTTCCTCTCTAACCACCGCCACTCTGCAACTCCTTATAA TTGGGGATGGAGAAGAGACCAAGAGACAAGCATGGCCATCAAAAGGACCAGAGGACAAGCATTTCAAATCTTGGCTAATCCTAAT GTGTCTTCAGGGAGAGGAGGCTCAAATAAGGAAGTGATCATGGTTGATCCTTTGGAAGCCAAGCGGTTGGCTGCTaaacaaatgaaagaaattaaagCAAAAGAGAAATTCAAG AGAAGACGCCAAATTGAAGCCATTAATGGAGCATGGGCAATGATTGGTCTCACGGCAGGTTTGGTAATCGAAGGTCAAACCGGAAAAAGTATTTTGGCACAG TTGGCTGGATACTGGAGCACCATTGTCAGTTTTTTTGTGTGA
- the LOC121260982 gene encoding uncharacterized protein LOC121260982 isoform X1, translating to MEASFSTHNTRSSLTTATLQLLIIGDGEETKRQAWPSKGPEDKHFKSWLILMYALIQGFHMYTDEIFGLNMITGFVGRGGSNKEVIMVDPLEAKRLAAKQMKEIKAKEKFKRRRQIEAINGAWAMIGLTAGLVIEGQTGKSILAQLAGYWSTIVSFFV from the exons ATGGAGGCTTCATTTTCTACTCACAACACTCGTTCCTCTCTAACCACCGCCACTCTGCAACTCCTTATAA TTGGGGATGGAGAAGAGACCAAGAGACAAGCATGGCCATCAAAAGGACCAGAGGACAAGCATTTCAAATCTTGGCTAATCCTAATGTATGCATTAATCCAAGGCTTCCACATGTATACTGACGAAatatttggtttgaatatgATCACAGGTTTTGTAG GGAGAGGAGGCTCAAATAAGGAAGTGATCATGGTTGATCCTTTGGAAGCCAAGCGGTTGGCTGCTaaacaaatgaaagaaattaaagCAAAAGAGAAATTCAAG AGAAGACGCCAAATTGAAGCCATTAATGGAGCATGGGCAATGATTGGTCTCACGGCAGGTTTGGTAATCGAAGGTCAAACCGGAAAAAGTATTTTGGCACAG TTGGCTGGATACTGGAGCACCATTGTCAGTTTTTTTGTGTGA